One part of the Solea solea chromosome 1, fSolSol10.1, whole genome shotgun sequence genome encodes these proteins:
- the LOC131445144 gene encoding BEN domain-containing protein 5-like, translating into MAFAIYYFKDKTVEVGKISWMSPDEQQQCPKLITQCPNLEDGDGWMEVKWDVKGRKKSDSPAFFPAKVLMFGDNYSDLCKKRQEFIRGQDIWQEAPKRKSKPNSKWKDVEEEDHEVPQKKKRKRANCAEKESANQMIEELKKQLANKVSSELTNSTEESSDEEQMPRNWSVAQQKIKELQREIKSLKEGHVKEILDSMRDLPAVVTQLKDVIEKITVQISTPASTWSTPTPPVGPSVSAPSSPQVFSDPDDMVLLVPGHDVKVPRRELKSLRTASSALYIGDIAVLIYGRETLSNSSLTGRQSGAHKDVESKPPLDNTKLDAILVHVQTKFPDTTMQDVRRIIRKKCNNISYAKQVTEKK; encoded by the exons ATGGCATTTgccatttattatttcaaagacAAGACTGTGGAAGTTGGGAAGATTTCATGGATGAGTCCTGACGAGCAGCAACAATGTCCAAAATTAATCACCCAGTGCCCTAATCTAGAAGatggagatggatggatggaggtaaAGTGGGACGTTAAAGGCAGAAAAAAGTCAGACAGTCCAGCCTTTTTCCCAGCAAAAGTTTTAATGTTTGGTG ACAACTACAGTGATCTCTGCAAGAAGAGACAGGAATTCATAAGGGGTCAAGACATCTGGCAAGAAGCACCCAAGAGGAAGAGTAAGCCGAACAGCAAGTGGAAAGATGTTGAAGAGGAGGATCATGAAGTTCCACAAAAAAAG aaaagaaaaagagcaaaCTGTGCAGAAAAAGAGTCTGCAAACCAAATGATTGAAGAACTGAAGAAGCAGCTGGCAAACAAGGTATCTTCAGAG TTAACTAACTCAACTGAGGAGTCATCAGATGAGGAGCAGATGCCCAGAAACTGGAGTGTGGcacagcagaaaataaaagagcTTCAGAGAGAAATCAAGAGCCTGAAAGAAGGCCATGTGAAAGAGATACTAGATTCCATGAGAG ATCTTCCAGCAGTAGTAACTCAGCTGAAAGATGTCATCGAAAAAATCACAGTTCAGATCTCAACTCCTGCATCCACCTGGTCAACACCCACACCACCTGTAGGCCCATCAGTTTCTGCACCCAGCTCTCCTCAAGTGTTTTCTGACCCTGATGATATG GTGCTTCTTGTGCCAGGCCATGATGTAAAAGTCCCAAGACGAGAGCTGAAGTCTCTGCGGACTGCAAGTTCAGCATTGTATATTGGGGATATTGCGGTGCTCATCTACGGTAGAGAAACACTGTCGAATTCAAGTTTGACCGGGAGGCAGTCAGGGGCTCATAAAGATGTGGAGTCAAAGCCACCACTGGATAACACAAAGCTTGATGCTATACTTG TCCATGTCCAGACAAAGTTCCCTGACACCACCATGCAAGATGTGAGACGAATCATAAGAAAGAAATGCAACAATATAAGCTATGCCAAGCAAGTAACGGAAAAGAAGTAG